In Actinomycetota bacterium, one genomic interval encodes:
- a CDS encoding U32 family peptidase, with amino-acid sequence MVSSRTAKTAPLKRPELLAPAKDLETLKYVIAYGADAVYVGGPKFGLRSSASNFDISKIKEAVEFAHKRGKRVYVAANIFLRNDDIIPLAAYLYDLAQAEVDAVIVADPGLLLLIKEKNLPLCVHLSTQANVTNFMAARFFEDLGVKRIVLARELSLLEIEKIKKEIKAEIEVFVHGAMCIAHSGRCLISAYLAGREANRGECAQSCRWKYHMMEEERPGEFLPVFEDERGTYLFNSKDLSLARRIDSLISAGVDSFKIEGRMKSLHYVATVTKVYRTIIDECLKMGEDFVFNEAWEKELAKVSHRGYTEGFLSDEMSFPVAPVMEKTSSSSYIKTHDFLGVVIGSTDQLTRISVKNRFEIGDRVEVMTPSSLFEFSLQSMFDASAGGQMQVANPNQIVDIDFGYALSPYAILRRRVIGLT; translated from the coding sequence ATGGTTTCTAGTAGGACGGCCAAGACGGCGCCCCTCAAAAGACCGGAGCTTCTCGCTCCGGCCAAGGACCTAGAGACTCTAAAATATGTCATAGCCTACGGAGCCGACGCCGTCTATGTCGGAGGACCCAAGTTTGGATTGCGCAGCTCCGCCTCGAATTTCGATATTTCTAAGATTAAAGAAGCGGTTGAGTTCGCTCATAAGCGCGGCAAGAGGGTCTACGTGGCCGCAAACATCTTTCTGAGAAACGACGACATTATCCCCCTTGCCGCCTATCTTTATGATCTGGCCCAGGCTGAGGTCGATGCCGTCATAGTGGCCGATCCGGGGCTTCTTCTCCTTATCAAGGAGAAAAATCTGCCTCTCTGCGTCCATTTAAGCACCCAGGCAAATGTGACCAATTTTATGGCCGCAAGATTCTTCGAAGACCTTGGAGTGAAGAGAATTGTTCTAGCCCGCGAGCTTTCACTCTTGGAGATCGAAAAGATAAAGAAAGAAATAAAGGCTGAGATCGAGGTATTTGTCCATGGGGCCATGTGTATCGCCCATTCGGGGCGCTGCTTGATAAGCGCTTATCTTGCGGGAAGGGAAGCCAATAGGGGCGAGTGCGCCCAGAGCTGCAGGTGGAAGTATCATATGATGGAAGAGGAGAGGCCGGGCGAGTTTCTGCCCGTCTTTGAGGATGAGCGGGGGACATACCTCTTCAACTCCAAGGATCTCTCTCTGGCCCGCCGAATCGATAGCCTTATTTCGGCCGGCGTCGATAGCTTCAAAATTGAGGGGCGGATGAAGAGTCTCCACTATGTAGCGACCGTCACCAAGGTCTATCGCACCATCATCGATGAATGCTTAAAAATGGGCGAGGATTTCGTCTTTAATGAGGCTTGGGAGAAGGAATTGGCCAAGGTCAGTCATCGGGGCTACACCGAGGGTTTTCTGTCGGATGAGATGTCTTTTCCGGTCGCTCCCGTAATGGAGAAGACATCTAGCTCGAGTTATATTAAGACTCACGATTTTCTGGGAGTCGTTATCGGCTCAACCGACCAACTGACCAGGATCTCGGTCAAGAACCGATTCGAAATTGGGGACAGGGTAGAGGTTATGACTCCAAGCTCCCTCTTCGAATTCAGTTTGCAGTCGATGTTTGACGCTTCAGCGGGCGGCCAGATGCAGGTCGCCAATCCCAACCAGATTGTAGATATAGACTTTGGTTATGCTCTAAGCCCATACGCTATTTTAAGAAGGAGGGTAATCGGTCTGACTTAA
- the mltG gene encoding endolytic transglycosylase MltG produces the protein MKRLNEDIYRKRRTTSLFLVSLFIFSLLISIIPIKIVGLNSSDLDRLVLIEAPSGSGVTEIAEKLAKGGVIPSRFKFTLFTLLGGQGANLKSGNYIMSEEMSYFDVIDRLVKGPKMSDKKLFTVVIPEGFTAKQIAARFENIMDLDRLKLENMLLDGESLDFGVPTVVNERPTGSLEGYLFPKTYLFTEGDDESSVVQEILSQFNREVSSVRLKKVMGKEYSLHEILTIASLIEKEVKVESERELVSAVIHNRLKKGMALQICATVQYVLPERKEELTLADLKFDSPYNTYLHPGFPPGPICNPGLSSIKAALNPASVDYLYYVLTDSAGNHTFTSSYEEFQAAKAKAKNGF, from the coding sequence GTGAAGAGACTGAATGAAGATATTTATCGAAAAAGGAGAACGACATCTCTCTTCCTGGTCTCCCTATTCATCTTCTCTCTCCTTATAAGCATAATTCCAATAAAGATAGTCGGGCTCAACTCATCCGATTTGGATAGGTTGGTTTTGATAGAGGCCCCTTCTGGTAGCGGAGTTACAGAGATAGCCGAAAAGCTGGCCAAAGGCGGCGTCATTCCCAGCCGCTTCAAATTTACCCTCTTTACGCTGCTTGGCGGTCAGGGGGCCAATTTGAAGTCGGGAAACTATATCATGAGCGAGGAGATGTCCTATTTCGATGTAATAGATCGACTTGTCAAGGGTCCCAAGATGAGCGATAAAAAACTCTTTACAGTCGTCATTCCCGAAGGGTTTACCGCAAAACAGATAGCGGCGAGATTCGAGAATATCATGGATCTTGATCGATTGAAGCTGGAGAATATGCTGCTCGATGGGGAGTCATTGGATTTCGGCGTCCCGACGGTCGTCAATGAGAGGCCCACAGGATCGCTTGAGGGCTATCTCTTTCCCAAGACCTACCTCTTCACCGAGGGTGATGATGAATCGTCCGTGGTCCAAGAGATTCTTTCTCAATTCAACCGGGAGGTTTCAAGTGTCCGCTTAAAAAAGGTGATGGGCAAGGAGTACAGCCTCCACGAGATACTTACCATCGCCTCCCTCATCGAAAAAGAGGTAAAGGTCGAAAGCGAACGCGAGTTGGTCTCGGCCGTCATCCACAATCGCTTAAAAAAGGGAATGGCTTTGCAGATATGCGCCACGGTCCAATATGTCCTCCCCGAGAGAAAAGAGGAGCTAACCTTGGCCGATCTAAAGTTCGATTCGCCCTACAATACCTATCTTCACCCCGGTTTTCCTCCTGGTCCGATTTGCAATCCCGGCCTGAGCTCCATAAAGGCCGCTTTGAACCCGGCCTCGGTCGATTATCTCTACTATGTTTTGACTGATTCGGCCGGAAACCATACCTTCACCTCGTCCTACGAAGAGTTTCAGGCCGCCAAAGCCAAGGCGAAGAATGGTTTCTAG
- the ruvX gene encoding Holliday junction resolvase RuvX → MRRLGLDVGQKRIGIALSDPLLLAATPLKTINRGDHDEEILEIKGLVEENEVDKVVVGLPTSMNGSLGPQAEETIAYVKKLEDKLKVPVITWDERFTTSMATRLLIEADVGRKKRRGLVDRVAAVFILQSYLDSIRDREAFCEETE, encoded by the coding sequence GTGAGACGGCTAGGTCTCGATGTCGGCCAGAAGAGGATAGGCATCGCCCTTTCCGATCCCCTTCTCCTTGCGGCCACCCCCCTGAAGACCATCAACCGGGGTGATCATGATGAGGAGATTCTTGAGATAAAGGGTTTGGTAGAGGAGAACGAGGTGGATAAGGTGGTTGTCGGCCTTCCTACCAGCATGAACGGCTCACTTGGTCCCCAGGCCGAAGAGACCATTGCTTACGTCAAGAAGCTCGAAGATAAGCTGAAGGTACCCGTCATCACATGGGATGAGAGATTTACGACCTCCATGGCGACCCGTCTGCTCATCGAAGCTGACGTCGGCCGCAAGAAGAGGAGGGGACTGGTCGATAGGGTGGCCGCCGTCTTCATATTACAGAGCTATCTGGATAGCATAAGAGATAGAGAGGCCTTTTGTGAAGAGACTGAATGA
- the alaS gene encoding alanine--tRNA ligase, producing the protein MKSSEIKKSFLSFFEKRGHKVLPSSSLVPDDPTLLLTTAGMVQFKPIFQGDIKPEFTRITTVQKCCRTTDIEKVGHTARHLTFFEMLGNFSFGDYYKKEMIPWAWEFLTKDLGLDPNHLWVSVFTDDDEAFKIWKDDVGVDPKRIVRLGEDSNFWSAGPVGPCGPCSEIHYDFGKERGCKNEDCTVGCDCDRFLEIWNLVFMQYYRSEDGKLTDLPAKNIDTGFGVERAASILQGVKTNFETDLIGPIIDKISALSGVNYGAAEKSDISLKIIADHIRAVTFLINDGVIPSNEGRGYVLRRLLRRAIRHGRLLGIDEGFAFEVASVVIDLMRQTYPDLKDNLDYVKRIMVSEEERFLSTLKQGLGILDNIISVERSKESAMISGDLAFQLYDTYGFPIELTREIAQENGFSVDDKLFKELMAGQRAKAKAARVDSAFESAGQVHLTALDSFGKTEFTGYNSASQETVVLGIIKDNDFIERAGEGDEVEIILKETPIYAEKGGQVADHGVIETETGRLLVNHAFYPAPDLIVHKARVLSGHIEEGQRATASIDISRRASICRNHTATHILHWALSNALGRHIKQAGSSVDEEKLRFDFTHFEAIPPSTLRKVEKMVNEKIMANLTVSFHETSLEAAKAAGVIALFGEKYGETVRVLEVGDFSRELCGGTHVSATSDIGLFKIAAESSIAANTRRVEATTALLALNEFYLEEDELKAAAAILRCGDFEVAKRTQALQEALKAAEKRAADLKRRLAGADIDGLISSTQSLRGVELIAQIVQADDIDGLRSFVDILKEKAAGALVVLGASKDDRAFLLAHVPLKLIEKGFDAGEIIKEISPLIGGGGGGRKEMAQAGGKNPGGLEAAIERAVQYVRKKDEGSS; encoded by the coding sequence TCGGAAACTTTTCTTTTGGCGATTATTACAAGAAGGAGATGATCCCCTGGGCATGGGAGTTTTTGACCAAGGATTTGGGTCTGGATCCAAACCATCTTTGGGTCAGCGTATTCACCGACGATGATGAGGCTTTCAAAATCTGGAAGGATGATGTGGGCGTCGATCCAAAAAGGATAGTAAGGCTTGGTGAGGATAGCAACTTCTGGTCGGCCGGTCCCGTCGGACCCTGTGGCCCCTGTTCTGAGATCCATTACGATTTTGGTAAGGAGAGGGGCTGCAAAAACGAAGATTGCACGGTCGGCTGCGATTGCGACCGTTTTTTAGAGATCTGGAACCTGGTATTCATGCAATATTACAGGAGCGAAGACGGAAAATTGACCGATCTCCCGGCCAAGAATATCGATACCGGATTTGGCGTCGAACGGGCCGCCTCGATACTTCAGGGGGTAAAAACCAATTTCGAGACGGACCTCATAGGGCCCATAATAGACAAGATATCCGCTTTAAGCGGGGTCAACTATGGAGCCGCAGAAAAGAGCGACATTTCGCTTAAGATAATCGCCGACCACATAAGGGCGGTAACCTTTTTGATAAACGACGGGGTTATCCCCTCAAATGAGGGCAGGGGCTATGTCTTAAGGAGGCTTTTGAGAAGGGCCATCAGACATGGCCGCCTCCTTGGCATAGACGAGGGGTTCGCTTTCGAGGTGGCCTCGGTCGTCATTGATCTCATGCGACAGACCTATCCCGATCTCAAGGATAACCTCGACTACGTAAAGCGGATCATGGTCAGCGAGGAGGAGAGATTTTTAAGCACCCTAAAGCAGGGCTTGGGGATTTTGGATAACATCATTTCGGTCGAGCGGAGCAAGGAGAGCGCTATGATCTCGGGCGATCTTGCCTTTCAACTCTATGATACCTACGGTTTTCCCATTGAGCTCACGCGCGAAATTGCCCAAGAGAATGGGTTTAGTGTCGATGACAAACTCTTTAAAGAACTGATGGCCGGCCAAAGGGCCAAGGCCAAGGCGGCCAGGGTAGATTCAGCTTTTGAGTCAGCAGGTCAAGTCCATCTTACGGCCCTGGATAGTTTCGGAAAGACCGAATTTACAGGTTATAATTCAGCCTCCCAAGAGACGGTCGTCTTGGGCATAATAAAGGATAATGACTTTATAGAGCGGGCCGGCGAAGGAGACGAAGTCGAGATCATTCTCAAAGAGACGCCCATCTATGCTGAAAAGGGCGGCCAGGTTGCAGATCATGGAGTTATCGAGACGGAGACCGGACGGCTTTTGGTAAACCACGCCTTCTATCCGGCCCCAGACCTAATCGTTCATAAGGCTAGGGTGCTAAGTGGGCACATAGAGGAAGGCCAGAGGGCGACCGCATCGATAGATATCAGCAGAAGGGCTTCGATCTGCCGCAACCACACGGCAACCCACATCCTTCACTGGGCGCTTTCAAATGCCCTGGGCAGGCACATAAAGCAAGCGGGCTCCTCAGTTGATGAGGAAAAATTAAGGTTCGATTTCACGCATTTCGAAGCGATACCGCCTTCGACGCTTCGGAAGGTGGAGAAAATGGTCAACGAAAAGATAATGGCCAACCTGACCGTAAGTTTCCATGAGACTTCATTGGAGGCGGCCAAAGCGGCCGGCGTCATCGCCCTTTTTGGAGAAAAATACGGCGAAACGGTGCGTGTTCTTGAAGTCGGCGATTTCAGCCGCGAACTTTGTGGGGGCACCCATGTCTCGGCCACCTCCGACATCGGTCTCTTCAAGATAGCCGCTGAAAGTAGCATCGCCGCAAATACCAGAAGGGTCGAGGCGACGACCGCTCTGTTAGCCTTGAATGAATTCTACCTTGAAGAGGATGAGTTAAAGGCGGCAGCGGCCATCTTAAGGTGCGGCGATTTTGAGGTCGCCAAGCGGACACAAGCCTTGCAGGAGGCCTTGAAAGCGGCTGAAAAGAGGGCGGCCGATCTGAAGAGACGCTTGGCCGGCGCCGACATCGACGGCCTAATTTCAAGCACTCAGTCCCTTAGAGGAGTTGAGCTAATCGCCCAAATAGTTCAGGCAGATGATATCGATGGGCTCCGTTCATTCGTGGACATTTTAAAGGAGAAGGCCGCGGGCGCACTCGTCGTTCTCGGCGCCTCCAAGGATGATCGCGCTTTTCTTCTTGCTCATGTTCCCTTAAAACTGATTGAAAAGGGTTTTGATGCCGGCGAAATCATAAAGGAGATATCCCCGCTTATCGGGGGGGGAGGCGGCGGTCGAAAGGAGATGGCTCAAGCGGGTGGCAAGAATCCCGGCGGTCTTGAAGCCGCCATCGAACGGGCTGTCCAATATGTGCGAAAAAAGGACGAAGGAAGTTCATGA